aaaatcacgaattgcgagatgtttgattcattcacatacactagcgctaatagatacgtgagtcgactaaataagcaAATACagtaaaatagattttttattaagaaatctatcggtttggtataaaatgcgtattttaaattgcccggtgatggccgtcgatttcgatacccccggtaataggTGCCGTTACCTTAACATACATCCGTGACAGTCGCAAAACCATTTTGCTATCGACCTCCAATGAGCGTTTTAAATTAAGCATTAATATGCATGGAGTACTGTTCTCACCTCTGGGCTGGGGCACCCAAGTACCAAATTCTTCCATTTGACCGCATCCAACGTAGAGCTGCTCGATTTGTCGATAATCAGGCGCTCTCTGGCCTACTCGTTCCTTTGGCTTTGCGGAGGGATGTGGCGTCTCTCTGCATATTATACCATATCTATCATGGGGAGTGTTCTGACGAACTTTTCTTTGCGGCAACATTCCCGTAGCGTTataacttagggatctttaaaaaacgagcctaccaattcctacaaaagggtcggcaacgcacctgtgattcccctcgtgttgcgggtgtccatgggcgacggtgatcgctctccatcaggtgagccgtctgctcgtttgccccctcttatataaaaaaaaacgaaattttaaTCGATTAAAAAAGGAGAAGCTTCTGAATTTGGGTGAAGTTTTTTACCTATGAATTCCGATAGCGATATATTCGATATggtctaatttaaatttaaataataaacaccaCACCCAAGGCATTTCTATGAAATTAGTTGTtcgtttaaattattattattgttggtaTGGAATCCATATCGAGCCATATGGAGACCAAAGCCAACACGATAAGCctttgttaaaatataaaatcaaaataggCGCAGTTATCCCTTCTCTATATATCCCTTAATACTCGTACCCCATGAGGATGTGCTAGCAGACAATCGTCCACAGTTGCCAATGAGGATGTACTAGCAAACAATCATCCGAAATTGCCTATTGCTAGGCAGGAAGCTACATGGTATTCTACTAAGTAGGAGGTGAATGGGCCCCTTAAACGAGGTGGCACCATTGGTGTGAAAAGCTAAAGGTGGAGAGGTGTTCCTAGACTTTAAACTTCGAAGTGCCAACTCGCCACTTACGGAGACTCTTCTATCGTTCGAGAATTTACGGGCAAACTAGAGCCGGGGTGGGTGCGTTGTAGTGTGTGCATGTGTAACCCGGAGGTCTCAGGTTCGTGTGTTGCTACTAACCAATGGCTCACCATAAGCCGCCCCGCGATGACTGACTGCGCTGGTGCCACTACAACACAAAAACAACAGTGATGGGATCGTATTATTGTTGTACTTGAGATTTGTTGTGTTTAAATCTTTCTTCCTTTCTTATTTAAGATGGAGATGGgattaaaactacaaaaaatattttagttaaacttgtttttattttctacatGTGGCCAGATGCAAAACATTCAGGACATGCTACAAGGAGATGGTTAACGCTCTTCAGGATAAAGACGAAGAGACGTGCATAGAAAATGCTTCTGTGGGCGCCAGTACTGTAAGACATCACAACTCAGACAATATACTACatcgtcgtcatcatcagtagtcatcattccagcctatatgtcccactgctaggcacaggcctcctctcagaattaaagTCGTTTCCTTGCGGGCGCACTTcagattggtaacttcacacacatcattgaattgttTCCAACCAATTTGGAACGTAATCGAAACGTATGATAGTTGTGATGGATGGCAACACATGCTAGGTTCATCCAAGTGATCAAGATTTCGGATGATTGGTGGAGTTCCCAGTTGGTGTAGTTGGTACGACACCTTATAGAGGTTTGGGTTCGGATCTGCtacttttgctttttttaacacaacacaaacaaaaacattgctttttttctattgttcttttgtgtgtttgtagagtcgcagtgcaagttaaaacttgtattgtatttgttgtatgtgtagcattcttttgtttataaataaagatttttttacttacttttactcacttactaaaaaataaatgatcGTTTTCTACTTAAATACTACAAACAAATGCGTAGTGACAATTGGCATTTGCTACAGTTCAAGGTCGGACTCACTATTGCGAATAGTTCAAATAGTCCTGAGTATCTACGTAAATGATCTTATATTCTTTCAGATGATAGTCTACTTTACAGCACTGAAGCAGTACTGCTCCGATGTGGTTGAAGTTATTAACGGGGGTGTAACTTATGATGGAAGACATCTTTATGAAGTGAGAgctcgtttatttttataattactaattaatttaTCGTCTAAAAATTGCACCACGCACACAAgtttgggataaaatcttataatttttcatcatgAGTACGAATATCCTcttaattagtaaataaatgattttgattcaGATGGTCATAACGAAATCCAATATTTTTTACCTCTACACTCCTTTCGAGTACACTCGTACAATGCGTAATTATTGGTAAAATTAACAATAGTaccgttatattatttaatatatagaTTGCATTCTTTGTAAATATTCATGTTTCCCTAGTCCATCAAAGAATTTACTTCATGATCCTTCAATCAAGATGCATAAAGTAGTTAGTGTAATTtagcaattaaaaatattgtgccttttaaacttttgttaacctttcaaaatcaattaaaacatgTATCAGGCTGCCTCTCAAGTTAACACCTCGGTTTGAATGAAATAAGTTTCAAACGAAATAGATACTGAATTTTGAGTTCTACGAGCTTGTTAGACTACAGTTTTATTAATGAAAAGAGATTTACAGGTAATCATTCATAGTCAAGCTGTTGGGAGAGAAGATGAAGTTGTACCAGTGATGATGCTGGAGGCAGGGCAAGAGGCAGGACAGCAGTCAGTAGAACTAGCATTGTTCATCATAGAACAACTAGTGGCTTGCCAGGAACATAATGAAATGATCGAGAAGATCCGATGGGTGATCCTGCCCTGTACTAACCCTGATGGGATGGAGTATAGCCGTTATGTGAGTAATGGTTCATGAGATCACAAGTGCCTTGATACTAACTTTGATTTACCAGATATTATACGTATAATATATGACGTTACTACTAGGACTAATGGGATTAATGATAAAGTTTTTAAAGTTGTTGTTGAAAATCACAAACCCACAGATAGTTTATAATCAAGATTACCCCATAGGGCATATTTTATCTAAGAAAATTAGTAGTGTTGTTCCCGTAGAATAGCGGTAAGTGAATCAACAGTTAAAGTCGCTGGTAACAGCTAGTACTTAGTCTTGTAGGTACAGTTTTGgtgtgaatgaaaaaaatcacatactgtaagtactaaaataaatatgcacATTATAAAGTTCTTACTTTTCTATATTTAAAATGCAAATGATAAGACGTAAACACATTAGTAATATTACATGTAATGACGATGCACACATAACAGGCAGTTTGAGTAATTTACGCTAACAAGTCGTCAATTACAGGATCGACCCCTGTGGAGGAAGAACACCAAAGCAGCACAAGATGGGTTAAGTTTCGGCGTAGACGTGTCAAGAAATTTCGAAACGCAATGGGGCGCGTGTGAAAGAGTCACTAACGGCTATTCCGCAGTCTATCCTGGAGTGGCGGCCGTCTCCGAGAACGAAACGATATTTGTAAAGAACGcgttattaaaatacaaaaaagatatGAAGGCTTATTTATCAATCAGACGAAACGGCCATGCCATAATGTACCCATACGCTTATGCTGAGACAGGTGGGCCTCCTCAGACTGCGAGGATAGTTCAAGTTGCAGGGAATATTGCCAAGAAAATCAATCAGCGTGGATCAAGTATCCAAGTGTTCCTAAATGATAGTATATACAACGTCAACGGAGAGGCCCGATGTGGGCACAGTGTAGACTACACGTTTGACCTGGGCGTCCCACTAACATTCGAAATGCGGGTGTACCACGGTGCGGATCTCGACATTATTTCCAAGTTCCAGCCTCTGCCGACCGGATATCTATATTCTCTCAGGCACAGTTACTTCAGCGGAATCAGGGAACTATACAGCGCCGTCATTGAAGAATTGAAGACCATAAAAGAGAATAAAATATTCTAAACAGAAT
This portion of the Choristoneura fumiferana chromosome 14, NRCan_CFum_1, whole genome shotgun sequence genome encodes:
- the LOC141435080 gene encoding carboxypeptidase B1-like — its product is MKVYFKLFSLLFIVQTRHVSAAECGCKTFRTCYKEMVNALQDKDEETCIENASVGASTMIVYFTALKQYCSDVVEVINGGVTYDGRHLYEVIIHSQAVGREDEVVPVMMLEAGQEAGQQSVELALFIIEQLVACQEHNEMIEKIRWVILPCTNPDGMEYSRYDRPLWRKNTKAAQDGLSFGVDVSRNFETQWGACERVTNGYSAVYPGVAAVSENETIFVKNALLKYKKDMKAYLSIRRNGHAIMYPYAYAETGGPPQTARIVQVAGNIAKKINQRGSSIQVFLNDSIYNVNGEARCGHSVDYTFDLGVPLTFEMRVYHGADLDIISKFQPLPTGYLYSLRHSYFSGIRELYSAVIEELKTIKENKIF